Part of the Streptomyces sp. NBC_01460 genome, GTCACGTTCGCGTACACGCCGCGCACCACGGCGACCGTCGACAAGGTCAAGCCGCTCGTGCCCACCGGGACCACCGTCGCCTACAGCACGGCGACCACGTCCACGAAGGTCAGCTGGGCGGCGAACAAGGAGATGGACTTCGCCGGGTACCGCGTGTACCGCCGGCTGAAGGGCGCCGACTACCCCACGAAGCCGCTCGCGACCACGACGGCGACCTCGTGGACCGACACGACCGTCCCGAAGGACGGCAACGTCTACTACTACGAGGTCCGCGCCTACGACAAGGCCGGCAACACCTCCTCCGGCACCGCGGACCTCGGCATCACCACCGTCGACCGCACCGCCCCCGCCGCCCCGAAGGGCGTCGAGGACAACTGGGCCATCGGCAACCCCACCAGGATCACGCTCTACTGGGACAGCAACACCGAGCCCGACCTCGCCGAGTACCGCGTCTACCGCTCGACCTCCCTGCCGGTCGCCCTCACCCCCGCCAACCGCCTGGCTTCCTCGGGCGGCGGCTACAGCGGACCGCTGCCGCAGACCGGTGACACCTATTACTACGTCGTCACCGCCGTCGACACGCACGGCAACGAGTCCCCGGCCTCGGGCTCCGCCGAGTACTACAGCGACGACCTGACCGGCCCGGTCGACACCCCGCTCGGCACCCGGGTCACGGAGGGCGAGACCGGCGTCACCGTCACCTGGGACGCCTCGGAAGGGACCAGCACCGACTTCGCGGGCTGGTCGGTCTTCCGGTCGCTCAAGCCGCGCGCCTCCGGAATCACGGTGTGGGAGGTCGCCCAAGGGCTGAGGGGCACCACCAAGTTCGTCGACAACACCGTGAAGCCCGGCACCACCTACTACTACTGGGTGGTCGCCAAGGACTGGGAGGGCAACCCGGGCACCTCGTCCACCGACCTCCCGGTCACCGTCGCGGGCAACACGACCGCGCCCGCCGCGATCCAGGGCGTCACCACGGTCCCCAAGGCGAACGGTGTCACTGTCTCCTGGAAGGCGAGCGGCGACCCGTCCCTCGACCACTACCGGGTGCTGCGCGGCACGTCCGTCGACGGGAAATGGGACTGGACCCCGGTGGGCGACCGCACCAACGAGCGCCCGTGGCTCACCGGCACGACCTGGCACGACGTGACACCCGCCGACGGTGAGCAGGTGCGCTACGCCGTCGTCGGCGTCGACCAGTACGGCAACCAGCTCACCCCGGACACCGGCGCGACCGTCACCGGCGTCACCGAGCTGGACCTCCGTCCGACCGCCCCGCCCGCCACCGGCTCGCCGTTCACCTGGATCCGCCCCAACGGGCCGAGAGACTTCAACCTGTACCTCGAAGACACCACGAACGAGAACGGCAGCGAGGCCACCGGGTTCCACGTCCGCCGCTGGAACCCGGCGACAGGGACGTTCGACCTCCTCGGCACGGGCGAGATCTCCGGCTTCATGTCGTGGCACGACGCCGACCAGCCGAAGTCGACCACGCTCTTCTACCGTTTCACCGTCGTGTACGCGGACGGCACGGAGTCGGGCGCGACCGAGATCGCCGGCGCGATCGCCTGAGCCCGGGAGTCGTACCCGGACGGCGGTCAACGCTCCGGGTACGCCCCCCCCACGGGCACCGCGGAACCTGGGGTCCGGTCCGCTGAGAGCCGTTCGCGTTCCGGGCAGACCGGATCCAGCACGGACGGGACCCGCCTCCAGGGTGCGGCGGGAGGTGCGCGGCAGACAGGTGACCGTGGTCGGGGCGAGGTCCAGGACGGCGCCGCCCGTGAGCAGGCCCGGCAGCCCGCGAGGACCACCAGCAGCACGTCCAGCACGTCCTCCTGGTACTCGCCACCTGCGGCGTCCGGCAGCAGGTGCACGACGTGCGCCGCTCGCAACAGGTCCGGTCGGCACCTGATACGCATGGCTGCTCTACGCGGTGACTGCCCCGATCTGTCTTCTCTTCGCGCTCTGCGTGATGGTCCATCTGCATGTCGACGGCGCTGCGGACGACAACACCTTCCGGCGCTGGAAGATCCAACCCGGACCGGCGTGAGGCCGCTGCCGATGAGGGGATGGAGGGCGAACGCGACTTCGTTCATGAGTCGTTGGGACGGGCCGCCCGCCAACTCCAGAAGTGCTTCGTCCTCGTGTCGTCCACGAACTGTCGGGTTAGTGGACCGCTGCGTCGGGGGAGTAGCGGATCATGACGAGTACCGATCATGTCGCGAACGGTCACAGCCGGCCCCCAGGGGCGCCACCAGGCTCGTCGGCCCGTCAGCTGGCTGCTGCCTCCATCGGCAACGCGGCCGAATGGTACGACTGGTACGCCTACTCCTTCCTCGCCGTCTACATCGCTGACCAGGTCTTTCCGGAAAGCACGAGCAACTCCCTGGTCCCTCTGCTTGCCACCTTCGCCGTCTTCGCCGTCGGCTTCTTCATGCGGCCCATCGGCGGCCTGCTCATGGGAGCCGTAGCCGACCGCCATGGCCGGCGCGCTGCCCTCACCGCGACCATCCTGCTGATGGGTGC contains:
- a CDS encoding PA14 domain-containing protein; this translates as MNRPRGTTVSTASAVVLATAGSLLTAAAPASAAVTCASPVFTRTFYANTTFTGTPKGTDCDSVIDQNWGTGAPGYKGMPANDFGVRWSMSRDFGSGGPFTFTASSRDGIRVYVDGVRKVDLWKNVADTVSKTVNLTIPSGKHSLRVDFVNWTGAANVTFAYTPRTTATVDKVKPLVPTGTTVAYSTATTSTKVSWAANKEMDFAGYRVYRRLKGADYPTKPLATTTATSWTDTTVPKDGNVYYYEVRAYDKAGNTSSGTADLGITTVDRTAPAAPKGVEDNWAIGNPTRITLYWDSNTEPDLAEYRVYRSTSLPVALTPANRLASSGGGYSGPLPQTGDTYYYVVTAVDTHGNESPASGSAEYYSDDLTGPVDTPLGTRVTEGETGVTVTWDASEGTSTDFAGWSVFRSLKPRASGITVWEVAQGLRGTTKFVDNTVKPGTTYYYWVVAKDWEGNPGTSSTDLPVTVAGNTTAPAAIQGVTTVPKANGVTVSWKASGDPSLDHYRVLRGTSVDGKWDWTPVGDRTNERPWLTGTTWHDVTPADGEQVRYAVVGVDQYGNQLTPDTGATVTGVTELDLRPTAPPATGSPFTWIRPNGPRDFNLYLEDTTNENGSEATGFHVRRWNPATGTFDLLGTGEISGFMSWHDADQPKSTTLFYRFTVVYADGTESGATEIAGAIA